The sequence ACCCAAGAGCTAGGTTTTACTCACATCAAAAGATAGAAGTTGGAGCCACACCAGAAATGCAAGGTTAAAGTGACTGTACATGGGACACCtggaaacaaataaaaatttacaTAAGCCCTATTGTTAAAAATTTATCATCTTAAAAATCCCCTATTGTTAATAAGATAATTTACTTCTGTCACTCACGTCAAGCACCAATACTATCACTTGCCCTTGAAGAGGTAGCATCCGAAATTACTTGAGCTAAACAATTTGACAAAATTTCCTTAACCCAAGACCCTATTTCTAAAGCCACCATGAATCTTTCACATTACTGACAAGAAGTCATGGATCTCCACATgtgtaccagtttgtacacccCAATTATTTACGCAAGCATAAGCTTATGAAGTCGTTTTTTCACATGTACACCCTAATTATTTTGTGTACCAGTTTATACACCCCATTAGTTTATCCCAAACATAAACTTATAGTCATTTTACGAAAAATGATATTGCAGGAACCGTAAAATTCAATAAAAATCTAGATTTGATAGGATCATAAAAATCAAATACCTACATACTAAACTCACCAGCTTATAACCTGGTGTGATCTTGAGATTGTGTCATTTAAGGAAGTTACACCCACTTTCCTTTTGGCTGCAAATAAAAATAGTGGTAAATACGACAAACTTGTATATTGCCAGATTATCACAAGTGTAAGTGTAATGCAAGTTGAGCTTATATACCTACACAAATATTAATTAAGCTCCTCAAATGATCACTGTCCCTCACTACTTCTTCAATCATCTATTCAACGATAGTCCCTTTCTACATTCAGAATAAAGGATAGAAAATGGTCATGTACAAAAAGAAATAGTGTTTTAAACTTTCTCAGATAGTATCCTAAAATTGTACAAACCCATATTTGGTATCACAATCATGAACAAGCAGGTACATAAGTTTTAATTAGTACTTGAAACATTATAAGAACTACTCAATCTTGTAACAACGGTAACAATAAGAAACTTCAAAATGAACCATCGTATACCTCAACATCTCCGGTTTTGATTGTAGCGGAAAAAATAATCCATATAACCCAAATTTCCTGAAATTTCAAGTACTCATTTATAACTTTACCCGAAAATTCATAACATaagatatatatagaaaaaaaaatccgAGGACTTTAATTCCATTttacagaaggaaaaaaaaaagatgattcttATTTTCCGATCGAGAACTAGAATTAAGAATGAAAATCTACCGTATAAtttgaggaagaaaaaaaaccttCTAATGCTTTTTCTCAATCTCCTTTACGTCTATGTTTTATTTAATTTCTCCTTCAAAATTTCGAAGACCCAATCCAATAGTTCATTTTTGCGAAATCTCCAATGAAATTGTTGAACTGATATATTTGGTTACTCTATCTATTGGATCATATTTTTTATGATCAATTGTAATTGAAGCAGACGAAGGGAAggaggtagaagaagaagaaaacctagttctattttctctgcaactgatttgtttctctctctacaaaacaTCAAAAACATTAAAAGGTTATTTAGGGTAATAACAATAACTGAGTTTTTCTGGATCGGTAATATTTTGGACTAACTCGTATAAAAATGGATTAAAATGTCACCGTATTTACAAATTTGGATTAACGAGTACCAGGCCTGAGATGGTAGGACTAAAGCGTCCAAAGCCCAccaactttgggactaaacgtcaatttctaccttAATCAAGGTGGTGTCCCCTCTTCCCGAATAAGAAATCTGGTCGACTTTATGGCCACATGATTGACGTGGTAACTGTTTCCATGGGAACATAAGATCCTCGAATGTTTTCGTCAACACTGAAAGCTATGGTTGCGTCTCCTATAGTGGTCGAATTAACGTACTACATTGGCATGTCAGTTGGCAATCCTTCTTCACTTGTCATTGGAGCACGAACACATTTTTCATGCATGCGGCTTGAATTTAAAATTCATATTTACTCTACACGGGACGACCCTCACAGCACAGCCTTTTGATTTTGGATTAGTAAGAAggctatctacaacaacattacaTACACCAAATGTGCTAGCAGGTGATTTTGAGTAAGTTGGCACTTGTGTCAGAAAACGTACTTGTATACGTAAGTTCTGAAGTAACCATGCAAACATGAATTAGTCGAAACCACACATTGTATAATTAtatcataaacaatagataaaggAACAAATTAATCAACTGTTGAAATGTTTTTATAGTAATAATAATGCTGACCAGGAGGTTTCATAAAGAAAATCTAGGTGATCATATAAATAGATGCGAGCTAGTTTTGAGTTGTGTGAAGGGACAGATTGTTATCTTCTAGTATTTTTACTTTCCATCTAACATGAACCGAAGCACATTTCTCAACATGTTAATCAATCCATGACGTAAAATCCAATTTCATCATCTGAAGTCCGAGCCTTCTTTTTTCTCAGCTTCGACATGGTAACCTGAGTGAAGTGAGACTAAACTCTCCACATAAGTCACTGTATAGCACTTTTTTTCTAGACGACCATTTGGGTAAGAAAATCCTTTTTGCTCTTTAGGATCAATCTCCATGACTCGAGCCTTTTCATGTTTTGGGTCATAAAAAACTAAAGCTGCATAGGCGTAATCTATTTGAATCTCTAATAAGATTATTTCCCCATTTCTTACCGATTGTATGCGCCTTAACTGCCGAAAAAATGCAACAGTATCAAATAATTTCAATCTTGCAATGGTGTAGAGTTTGGTCCAAGAGTCTGTAACTCCATAATCACTCATCACCCATATCTCAAAACCAACATTAGAATGACAACAAAGCATGCATAATAACCCTTTAAATGCATCTAAGCTTACATGTTCAAACTTCTCAAAAATTACCGGGTATGGTATTTCAAGAAAAACTTCTTCTGACATGTTAAAAGAAAGTAAAACATGTGAGAACTTGCTGTTTGATCTACTTGGCAAAGGGTTGGATAACCAATGTATAACTCCATTCATAAATACACCCGGTAATCTACCTAGAATATTGTAAGGTGTATCTCTGATTGTTCTCCATGAATTTGAACCCAGTGTATAAATCTCAACTTCAGAAACCATGGTGTCAGCATTAGAAGGACATACAATTCTTACTACCTTGTAATTATTAATCTTGGGGTCGTATCCAAAAGCATACCTGCAGGTTATGGAACCACTATATTTCCTATTGAATTTTGGTGACATTGGTAATTCTTCGTATTCTTTTGTAGTTGGATTCCACAAACAAGTTGCCACATTAACGGTCCGAATATCAACGAATACCAAACCATGACAAGAACCAAGAAATTGAATGCCCCAACCTTCGTATGGGGGATTAACCTTTTGAATCTGAACAATCTCACTATTAGAAACTAGTAGTGATGATTGATCTACAGTGAAGGCACCGCCTGGATTACTCGTATAAAGTAGTTGGTAGTTATTCTTTTCAATGAATGATTGAGATGCTTCCTAAATTGTGCTTGAGGTACTTGTTGGAATATGGCACGTATACAACGTGAATCAAGTTAGCAGagaagttttttggaagatttagTCATCTAGTAATTCAAGTATTGTAGCTAGTCTGTTACTAGGTTGACTGTTTAGTGTTTATCTTAACATCCTAATTCCTATAAATAGGAATCACTAATGTATTTGTAAATCACTCAATCATCTCCAGTATTGAGCAGCAATCtaattcaccctacggggttcatccgtggacgtaggcgttagtcccgaaccacgttaaacattGTCTTCCTTTACAGTTTTGGTATGTAGATTTTCTTGTTTAGTTTTTGTTATATCATTGATTTATTCTTGTATTCTCTGCTatcatcaatgatattcatcttagatttgatctacatatcaaaatctAAGAGTACTTGCACCATGATTTAGCCTGAATTTGACAAGTGATTTTATTGGTAAGCGTAACAAGATTTCTATGGTGATTTCTTCTGGAATATACatattgggtgcaataatcaaaaataaggaaaaatcaaataagcaaaagttattgatacttagctcctttataatggaagtgatcgatttgatgaaacgaacgaGCTCTCcagatctccgcaacaacaaggcaaaattttggaaaaacagagtgagtcacgtgttcaacacgttgcccttaagacattagcgcccgactacactcaagagtgatgctatctCTTAATTAGGCAAAACTTTGTTCtatcacaggacggatatctccaggataaaacatccTACtatacctactactagcatatgtagtagatgctcaacttgagcttgacaactccgaaaaaacaatataaaatattttcccttgggggtccctctaaaatatagagcaacccctttctcatagattttacaaaaatagtgaatttgtttatataatggaataatacaacctaaaaagatgaactccccgatgtgggactaaacgCTTATCACTAGTCCAAAAGGGGATATAAATGACGAATGAAGTCTGTTATAAAACATGGTTTATCACGGTTTTCATCTGTTATTCGAACCGTTATTTATTTGATGTGACTttttataaatgacaaataaATAACGTCATTAAACACGACGAACAAAATACGTGACTTTCAATCACCAACAAAATCTGTCATTCAATACCACGATTTTTATA comes from Papaver somniferum cultivar HN1 chromosome 7, ASM357369v1, whole genome shotgun sequence and encodes:
- the LOC113296224 gene encoding F-box/kelch-repeat protein At3g06240-like, whose amino-acid sequence is MSPKFNRKYSGSITCRYAFGYDPKINNYKVVRIVCPSNADTMVSEVEIYTLGSNSWRTIRDTPYNILGRLPGVFMNGVIHWLSNPLPSRSNSKFSHVLLSFNMSEEVFLEIPYPVIFEKFEHVSLDAFKGLLCMLCCHSNVGFEIWVMSDYGVTDSWTKLYTIARLKLFDTVAFFRQLRRIQSVRNGEIILLEIQIDYAYAALVFYDPKHEKARVMEIDPKEQKGFSYPNGRLEKKCYTVTYVESLVSLHSGYHVEAEKKEGSDFR